A window of the Streptomyces finlayi genome harbors these coding sequences:
- the folE gene encoding GTP cyclohydrolase I FolE, translating to MTDPVTLDGEGTLGEFDEKRAEAAVRELLIAVGEDPDREGLRETPGRVARAYKEIFAGLYQVPEDVLTTTFDLGHDEMVLVKDIEVFSTCEHHLVPFRGVAHVGYIPATSGKITGLSKLARLVDVYARRPQVQERLTTQIAESLMEILEPRGVIVVIECEHMCMSMRGIRKPGAKTITSAVRGQLRDPATRAEAMSLIMAR from the coding sequence ATGACCGACCCGGTGACGCTGGACGGCGAGGGCACGCTCGGCGAGTTCGACGAGAAGCGGGCCGAGGCCGCCGTACGGGAACTGCTCATCGCGGTCGGGGAGGACCCGGACCGCGAGGGTCTGCGGGAGACGCCGGGGCGGGTGGCGCGTGCGTACAAGGAGATATTCGCCGGGCTGTACCAGGTGCCCGAGGACGTCCTGACTACGACGTTCGACCTCGGGCACGACGAGATGGTGCTGGTGAAGGACATCGAGGTGTTCAGCACGTGTGAGCACCACCTGGTGCCCTTCAGGGGGGTCGCGCACGTCGGCTACATCCCGGCGACCTCCGGCAAGATCACCGGTCTCTCGAAACTGGCCCGGCTGGTCGACGTCTACGCGCGCCGCCCGCAGGTCCAGGAGCGGCTGACCACGCAGATCGCCGAGTCGCTGATGGAGATCCTGGAGCCACGGGGGGTCATCGTCGTGATCGAGTGCGAGCACATGTGCATGTCGATGCGGGGAATCCGCAAGCCGGGGGCGAAGACGATCACCTCGGCGGTCCGCGGCCAGCTCCGCGACCCCGCGACGCGCGCCGAGGCCATGAGCCTCATCATGGCCCGCTGA
- a CDS encoding threonine/serine exporter family protein — MVAEQGGPEDQKPQSDEARSAFAPPAGVGQHAVPAEDDHPTSEFALPPGLHTDPSGTPGGGSGGGAGSDTLTSAFVPPRSYSAQHPPPAFTPAHGSPVIRLTKEAPWQDRMRTMLRMPVTERPAPEIVQKTDDTGPAVPRVLDLTLRIGELLLAGGEGAEDVEAAMFAVTRSYGLDRSEPTVTFTLLSISHQPSLVDDPVTASRTVRRRGTDYTRLAAVFRLVDDITTEGVEVSLEDAYGRLAEIRRNRHPYPGWVLTCAAGLLAGSASVLVGGGALVFFVAAAGAMLGDRLAWLCAGRGLPEFYQFLVAAMPPAAMGVLLTLTHSTDIRPSAVITGGLFALLPGRALVAGVQDGLTGYYITAAARLLEVMYFFIGIVTGVLLILYLGVQLGVGLNPEARFVAVDRPVLQILASMALSLAFALLLQQERSTVLMVTLNGGVAWIIYGAMARTGEISPVAATAVAAGLVGLFGQLLSRYRYTSSLPFITAAIGPLLPGSATYFGLLGVAQGELDAGLASLSTAVATALAIAIGVNLGSEISRLFMRVPGAVGGAGRRAAKRTRGF, encoded by the coding sequence GTGGTGGCGGAACAGGGCGGTCCGGAGGACCAGAAGCCCCAGTCCGACGAGGCAAGAAGCGCCTTCGCGCCACCCGCGGGGGTGGGTCAGCACGCCGTGCCCGCCGAGGACGACCATCCGACGTCGGAGTTCGCCCTTCCGCCCGGCCTGCACACGGACCCCTCGGGTACGCCGGGAGGGGGCTCCGGAGGAGGTGCCGGCTCGGACACGCTGACGTCCGCCTTCGTACCTCCGCGCTCCTACAGCGCGCAGCATCCTCCGCCCGCCTTCACCCCGGCGCACGGCAGCCCGGTGATCCGGCTGACCAAGGAAGCCCCCTGGCAGGACCGGATGCGCACCATGCTGCGGATGCCGGTGACCGAACGGCCCGCGCCCGAGATCGTCCAGAAGACCGACGACACCGGGCCGGCCGTACCGCGCGTGCTCGACCTGACGCTGCGTATCGGTGAGCTGCTGCTCGCCGGCGGCGAGGGCGCCGAGGACGTCGAGGCCGCCATGTTCGCGGTGACGCGTTCGTACGGCCTCGACCGGTCCGAGCCGACCGTCACCTTCACGCTGCTGTCGATCTCGCACCAGCCGTCGCTGGTCGACGACCCGGTGACGGCGAGCCGGACCGTACGCCGACGGGGTACGGACTACACCCGGCTGGCCGCTGTGTTCCGGCTGGTCGACGACATCACGACGGAGGGCGTCGAGGTCTCGCTGGAGGACGCGTACGGGCGTCTCGCGGAGATCCGGCGTAACCGGCATCCGTATCCGGGCTGGGTGCTGACGTGCGCGGCCGGTCTGCTGGCCGGCTCCGCATCGGTACTGGTCGGCGGTGGTGCGCTGGTCTTCTTCGTGGCGGCCGCCGGCGCGATGCTCGGGGACCGGCTGGCCTGGCTCTGCGCGGGCCGCGGGCTGCCGGAGTTCTACCAGTTCCTCGTTGCGGCGATGCCGCCCGCCGCCATGGGCGTCCTGCTGACGCTGACCCATTCGACGGACATCCGCCCCTCCGCGGTGATCACCGGTGGGCTGTTCGCCCTGCTGCCGGGGCGGGCCCTGGTGGCGGGGGTGCAGGACGGTCTGACCGGCTACTACATCACCGCTGCGGCCCGGCTCCTGGAAGTCATGTACTTCTTCATCGGCATCGTCACCGGGGTGCTGCTGATCCTCTATCTGGGCGTCCAGCTGGGTGTCGGGCTGAACCCCGAGGCGCGCTTCGTGGCCGTCGACCGGCCCGTGCTCCAGATCCTGGCGTCGATGGCGCTGAGCCTGGCCTTCGCGCTGCTGCTCCAGCAGGAGCGCTCCACCGTCCTCATGGTCACCCTCAACGGAGGCGTGGCCTGGATCATCTACGGAGCGATGGCCCGCACGGGCGAGATCTCACCCGTCGCCGCGACGGCTGTGGCGGCCGGTCTCGTGGGGCTCTTCGGCCAGTTGCTCTCGCGCTACCGGTACACCTCGTCGCTGCCGTTCATCACGGCGGCGATCGGACCGCTGCTGCCGGGCTCCGCGACGTACTTCGGTCTGCTGGGTGTGGCGCAGGGGGAGCTGGACGCGGGTCTCGCCTCCCTGTCGACCGCGGTGGCGACGGCGCTGGCCATCGCGATAGGGGTGAACCTGGGAAGCGAGATCTCCCGGCTGTTCATGCGGGTGCCGGGGGCCGTCGGGGGTGCCGGGCGCCGCGCGGCCAAGCGGACGCGCGGCTTCTGA
- a CDS encoding zinc-dependent metalloprotease, translating to MTSIGGAEMVDWNLAVATATRLVRPGPEISREEARAVVAELRRHAKASEEHVRSFTRMIPEGHEPEDTPVLVVDRAGWIKANVAGFRELLRPLLGKMQDRRPGGPGGAVLGAVGGKVTGVELGMLLSFLASRVLGQYETFAPATRELPASAKGGGRLLLVAPNIVHVERELDVDPHDFRLWVALHEETHRTQFTGVPWLRDHLKGEIQSFLEETDVDPMTVVERLREAAQTLSGAGRPEGERGEGEGRSLVEIVQTPAQREILGRLTAVMSLLEGHADFVMDGVGPEIVGSVAEIREKFQQRRAKGASRLDQALRKLLGLDAKLRQYRDGERFVSAVVGEVGMDGFNRVWTSPNTLPTKAEIASPADWIARVHRKPES from the coding sequence ATGACGAGCATCGGTGGAGCCGAGATGGTCGACTGGAATCTCGCGGTGGCGACCGCGACCCGACTCGTGCGGCCGGGGCCCGAGATCAGCCGCGAGGAGGCCCGCGCGGTCGTCGCGGAGCTCCGTCGGCATGCCAAGGCTTCGGAGGAGCACGTCCGTTCCTTCACCCGGATGATCCCGGAGGGGCACGAACCGGAGGACACGCCGGTCCTGGTCGTCGACCGGGCCGGCTGGATCAAGGCGAACGTGGCGGGCTTCCGCGAACTGCTCCGGCCCCTCCTGGGGAAGATGCAGGACCGGCGGCCCGGCGGTCCCGGCGGCGCCGTGCTCGGCGCGGTCGGCGGCAAGGTGACCGGCGTCGAGCTGGGCATGCTGCTGTCGTTCCTGGCCTCCCGGGTGCTGGGGCAGTACGAGACGTTCGCCCCCGCCACGCGGGAACTCCCCGCCTCCGCCAAGGGCGGCGGCCGGCTCCTGCTCGTCGCCCCGAACATCGTCCACGTCGAGCGCGAACTCGACGTCGATCCGCACGACTTCCGGCTGTGGGTGGCTCTGCACGAGGAGACGCACCGCACCCAGTTCACCGGTGTGCCGTGGCTCAGGGACCACCTCAAGGGCGAGATCCAGTCGTTCCTGGAGGAGACGGACGTCGACCCGATGACCGTCGTGGAGCGACTGCGCGAGGCCGCCCAGACGCTGTCCGGCGCGGGCCGCCCCGAGGGCGAGAGGGGTGAGGGCGAGGGCCGCAGCCTCGTCGAGATCGTCCAGACTCCCGCCCAGCGGGAGATCCTCGGCCGCCTCACCGCGGTGATGTCCCTGCTCGAAGGACACGCGGACTTCGTGATGGACGGCGTGGGGCCCGAGATCGTCGGCTCCGTCGCCGAGATCCGCGAGAAGTTCCAGCAGCGCAGGGCCAAGGGCGCGAGCCGTCTCGACCAGGCGCTCCGCAAGCTCCTTGGGCTCGACGCGAAGCTCCGGCAGTACCGCGACGGGGAGCGCTTCGTCAGCGCCGTCGTCGGCGAGGTCGGTATGGACGGCTTCAACCGGGTCTGGACCTCGCCCAACACCCTCCCGACGAAGGCGGAGATCGCCAGTCCGGCGGACTGGATCGCGAGGGTGCACCGTAAGCCAGAGTCGTGA
- the tilS gene encoding tRNA lysidine(34) synthetase TilS — protein sequence MGPHPAVAAIRLAVRRVLHDVLTEYDRHTDKPGRAEFAEAGVGRQRATLPERPDTPLVLVACSGGADSMALASALAFESRKLAVRAGGITVDHNLQPGSALRAAEVVTRLGAMELDPVEAVSVHVGREGGPEAAARDARYAALDAAAERHGAAAVLLGHTRDDQAETVLLGLARGSGIRSLSGMAAASGRYRRPFLQLDRQTARKACLVQSLPVWDDPHNIDPAYTRSRLRHEGLPALEKALGKGVVEALARTAQLSRDDADALDTWAAEADRSVRDDAGQLECAKLHVLPPAVRRRVLRRALIEAGAPAGSLFARHIEEVDRLITGWRGQRAINLPGRVEAQRQGGRLVIRQSCSASG from the coding sequence ATGGGTCCCCATCCTGCGGTCGCGGCGATACGCCTGGCGGTTCGCCGCGTACTCCACGACGTACTCACCGAATACGACCGACACACCGACAAGCCCGGCCGGGCCGAGTTCGCCGAAGCGGGCGTCGGCAGGCAGCGCGCCACACTTCCCGAACGACCCGATACCCCACTCGTGCTCGTGGCATGCTCCGGCGGCGCCGATTCCATGGCCCTCGCCTCAGCCCTCGCCTTCGAGTCCCGCAAGCTCGCCGTCCGCGCGGGCGGAATCACCGTCGACCACAACCTCCAGCCGGGGTCGGCCCTGCGCGCCGCCGAGGTCGTCACCCGGCTCGGTGCCATGGAACTCGACCCGGTCGAAGCGGTCTCCGTGCACGTCGGCCGCGAGGGCGGCCCCGAAGCCGCCGCCCGTGACGCGCGCTACGCGGCCCTGGACGCGGCGGCCGAGCGGCACGGCGCCGCCGCCGTCCTGCTCGGTCACACCCGCGACGACCAGGCGGAAACCGTCCTGCTCGGCCTCGCCCGCGGCTCGGGCATCCGCTCCTTGTCCGGGATGGCCGCCGCCTCCGGCCGTTACCGGCGCCCCTTCCTCCAGCTCGACCGGCAGACCGCCCGCAAGGCCTGTCTGGTCCAGTCGCTGCCCGTCTGGGACGACCCGCACAACATCGACCCGGCCTACACCCGCTCCCGCCTGCGCCACGAGGGCCTGCCCGCCCTGGAGAAGGCCCTCGGCAAGGGCGTCGTCGAAGCCCTCGCCCGTACGGCCCAGCTCTCCCGCGACGATGCCGACGCCCTCGACACCTGGGCCGCCGAGGCCGACCGCTCCGTACGCGACGACGCGGGGCAGCTGGAGTGCGCGAAGCTCCACGTCCTGCCGCCCGCCGTCCGCCGCAGGGTGCTGCGCAGGGCGCTGATCGAGGCCGGAGCCCCCGCCGGTTCGCTGTTCGCCCGTCATATCGAGGAAGTCGACCGGCTCATCACCGGATGGCGCGGCCAGCGCGCCATCAACCTGCCGGGCCGCGTCGAAGCCCAGCGGCAGGGTGGCAGACTGGTCATCCGGCAGAGCTGTAGCGCAAGCGGCTGA
- the dacB gene encoding D-alanyl-D-alanine carboxypeptidase/D-alanyl-D-alanine endopeptidase, producing the protein MAEPVERPSIRPSNLWDRLKDPKNRTRLIGSGSRQFVAGSVVLGLLVATGAVVAAGPWDSGQRKAERDRVVARDHTGGAHHQPRTPAGPKAAPSAPAVLTALGGTVTRTAPQDAAGLTAALEPLLNGPALGTRSTGVVIDTATGQQLYGQGAGAPMTPASTVKIATTVAALRALGPDHRIATTVRASADARTVTLVGGGDPTLDKAALRRLADEAADTLREREVSTVKLTYDTSRYTGPPLHPIGPNENIAPVSALMIDEGRLDGSAYGPAPRTADPAGDAARVFARLLDDAGIATEAAPAHHRAPATSRTVATHRSKPLSALVERALTNSDNDIAEALVRETALATGEPADFEGGRRAVTAQLKKLGVPTAGANLADGSGLDRDDRVTAGLLAGLLAHAADPRHPELRSVLTGLPVAGFSGTLRGRYTETSPGTGLVRAKTGTLTGVNALAGTVVDTRGRLLAFAFLATGTTSPYEAQSALDTLATALVDGSR; encoded by the coding sequence GTGGCCGAGCCGGTGGAAAGACCGTCGATCCGTCCGTCGAACCTGTGGGACAGGCTGAAAGACCCGAAGAACCGTACACGGCTGATCGGGTCGGGCAGTCGGCAGTTCGTAGCAGGCTCCGTGGTGCTCGGCCTGCTCGTCGCCACCGGCGCCGTCGTGGCCGCCGGTCCCTGGGACTCCGGTCAGCGTAAGGCCGAGCGGGACCGGGTGGTCGCCCGGGACCACACAGGTGGCGCACATCACCAGCCCAGGACACCCGCCGGGCCCAAGGCCGCACCCAGCGCCCCGGCCGTGCTCACCGCACTGGGCGGCACCGTGACCCGGACGGCCCCCCAGGACGCGGCCGGCCTCACGGCGGCCCTGGAGCCCCTCCTGAACGGCCCCGCTCTCGGTACCCGTTCCACCGGCGTCGTCATCGACACGGCCACCGGACAGCAGCTGTACGGGCAGGGCGCGGGCGCCCCGATGACACCCGCCTCCACCGTGAAGATCGCCACCACCGTCGCCGCGCTCCGGGCCCTCGGCCCCGACCACCGCATCGCCACGACCGTCCGGGCATCCGCGGACGCGCGGACCGTCACCCTCGTCGGCGGCGGCGACCCCACCCTCGACAAGGCCGCCCTGCGCCGTCTCGCCGACGAGGCGGCGGACACCCTGCGGGAGCGGGAGGTCAGCACGGTGAAGCTCACCTACGACACCTCCCGCTACACCGGGCCGCCGCTGCACCCGATCGGCCCCAACGAGAACATCGCCCCCGTCAGCGCCCTCATGATCGACGAAGGCAGGCTCGACGGCTCCGCCTACGGGCCCGCCCCACGCACCGCCGACCCGGCCGGAGACGCCGCGCGCGTCTTCGCCCGCCTGCTCGACGACGCCGGGATCGCCACCGAGGCCGCGCCCGCCCACCACCGCGCCCCGGCCACGTCCCGCACCGTCGCCACGCACCGCTCGAAGCCCCTGTCGGCCCTCGTCGAGCGGGCCCTGACGAACAGCGACAACGACATCGCCGAGGCCCTCGTCCGCGAGACCGCCCTGGCGACGGGCGAGCCCGCAGACTTCGAGGGCGGCCGACGGGCCGTCACCGCGCAGCTGAAGAAGCTGGGCGTGCCGACGGCCGGCGCGAACCTCGCCGACGGCAGCGGCCTGGACCGCGACGACAGGGTGACCGCCGGCCTGCTCGCCGGTCTCCTGGCCCACGCCGCGGACCCCAGGCACCCCGAACTGCGCTCCGTCCTCACCGGCCTCCCGGTCGCCGGATTCAGCGGCACCCTGAGGGGCCGCTACACCGAGACGTCCCCGGGCACCGGCCTGGTCCGGGCCAAGACGGGAACCCTCACCGGGGTGAACGCACTCGCCGGGACCGTCGTCGACACACGGGGCAGGCTCCTGGCGTTCGCCTTCCTCGCCACCGGCACGACATCCCCGTACGAAGCCCAGTCCGCGCTCGACACCCTGGCCACCGCTCTCGTCGACGGTTCCCGCTGA
- the hpt gene encoding hypoxanthine phosphoribosyltransferase, producing MGTDLQSVLLTKEEIDAKLVELAAKIDAEYAGKDLLLVGVLKGAVMVMADLARALSTPVTMDWMAVSSYGAGTQSSGVVRILKDLDTDIKGKHVLIVEDIIDSGLTLSWLLSNLGSREPASLEVCTLLRKPDAAKVAIDVKWIGFDIPNEFVVGYGLDYAEKYRNLPFVGTLAPHVYGG from the coding sequence ATGGGCACCGACCTTCAGTCGGTGCTCCTCACCAAGGAAGAGATCGACGCGAAGCTCGTCGAGCTGGCCGCGAAGATCGACGCGGAGTACGCGGGCAAGGACCTGCTCCTCGTCGGCGTCCTCAAGGGCGCGGTGATGGTCATGGCGGACCTGGCACGCGCCCTGTCCACTCCCGTCACGATGGACTGGATGGCCGTCTCCTCGTACGGAGCGGGCACCCAGTCCTCCGGGGTCGTCCGCATCCTCAAGGACCTGGACACCGACATCAAGGGCAAGCACGTCCTGATCGTCGAGGACATCATCGACTCCGGCCTGACGCTGTCCTGGCTGCTCTCCAACCTCGGCTCGCGCGAACCCGCGTCGCTGGAGGTCTGCACCCTGCTGCGCAAGCCGGATGCCGCGAAGGTCGCGATCGACGTGAAGTGGATCGGCTTCGACATCCCCAACGAGTTCGTCGTCGGCTACGGGCTGGACTACGCGGAGAAGTACCGCAACCTCCCCTTCGTCGGCACCCTCGCCCCGCACGTCTACGGCGGCTGA
- a CDS encoding YbjQ family protein, giving the protein MGIENYGGGQTAQADVLVVTTNDVPGHQVTQVIGEVFGLTVRSRHLGSQIGAGLKSMIGGELKGLTKTLVETRNQAMERLVEQARARGANAVLMMRFDVSEAADVGTEVCAYGTAAVISKL; this is encoded by the coding sequence ATGGGCATTGAGAACTACGGCGGCGGACAGACGGCTCAGGCCGATGTGCTCGTCGTCACGACGAACGATGTCCCCGGACACCAGGTGACCCAGGTGATCGGCGAGGTGTTCGGCCTGACGGTTCGCTCGCGTCACCTGGGCAGCCAGATCGGTGCCGGGCTCAAGTCGATGATCGGCGGCGAGCTGAAGGGGCTCACGAAGACCCTGGTCGAGACCCGCAACCAGGCGATGGAGCGGCTCGTCGAGCAGGCCAGGGCGCGCGGTGCCAACGCGGTGCTGATGATGCGCTTCGACGTGAGCGAGGCCGCGGACGTGGGGACCGAGGTCTGCGCTTACGGGACGGCCGCCGTGATCAGCAAGCTGTGA
- a CDS encoding DUF3180 domain-containing protein, producing the protein MKQLRLGVLAGLFAAAGVLSWGAARLWDSLGTLPSVPLAAPVVLAAIAVILLATALSIRTRLRAQRERRPGAKGVEPLMAARAVVFGQASALVTALVAGMYGGAGVFLLGSLDIPPRREQAIYAGFAVLAGIAVIAAALFLERVCKLPDDKNDGNGDRSAASA; encoded by the coding sequence GTGAAGCAACTACGGCTCGGGGTACTGGCCGGACTCTTCGCCGCCGCCGGCGTGCTGTCCTGGGGCGCGGCCCGGCTCTGGGACTCCCTGGGGACCCTGCCGAGCGTCCCTCTCGCGGCCCCGGTGGTCCTGGCGGCGATCGCCGTGATCCTGCTCGCGACGGCGCTCTCGATCCGTACGCGGCTGCGAGCCCAGCGGGAGCGGCGGCCCGGCGCCAAGGGCGTCGAGCCGCTGATGGCGGCCCGCGCGGTCGTTTTCGGCCAGGCCAGTGCCCTCGTCACCGCTCTGGTCGCCGGAATGTACGGCGGCGCGGGTGTCTTCCTGCTCGGCTCGCTGGACATCCCGCCCCGCCGCGAGCAGGCGATCTACGCCGGCTTCGCGGTCCTGGCGGGCATCGCGGTCATCGCCGCCGCCCTGTTCCTGGAGCGCGTCTGCAAGCTCCCGGACGACAAGAACGACGGCAACGGCGACCGGAGCGCGGCGTCCGCGTAG
- the ftsH gene encoding ATP-dependent zinc metalloprotease FtsH, with protein MDVKRYFRGPVMWIVLAVLAVVVLMQVVGSSGGYKTVDTGEVIQAISKNQVEQAKLTTGDEQILKIELKDGQKLEGESGSKFQASYIGNQGVELADTLQQKFESGEIEKGYTVSPSKQSPFVSILLSLLPFVLIVVVFLFLMNQMQGGGSKVMQFGKSKAKLITKDTPKTTFADVAGSDEAVEELHEIKEFLQEPAKFQAVGAKIPKGVLLYGPPGTGKTLLARAVAGEAGVPFYSISGSDFVEMFVGVGASRVRDLFEQAKANAPAIVFVDEIDAVGRHRGAGMGGGHDEREQTLNQLLVEMDGFDVKGGVILIAATNRPDILDPALLRPGRFDRQIAVDRPDMLGRLEILKVHAKGKPVTKDVDLNAVARRTPGFTGADLANVLNEAALLTARGNQTQIDNAMLDEAIDRVVAGPQKRTRIMSEKEKKITAYHEGGHALVAAASPQSDPVHKITILSRGRALGYTMVLPEEDKYSTTRNEMLDQLAYMLGGRAAEELVFHDPTTGAANDIEKASATARAMVTQYGMTERLGAIKFGGDNTEPFVGREMGHQRDYSEEVAALVDEEVKKLIETAHNEAWEILVENRDILDALVLELLEKETLGKEQIAEIFAPIVKRPARPAWTGSSRRTPSTRPPVLSPKELALTNGITTANGSAAPAEIAPKDIAPATESIPEERPES; from the coding sequence ATGGACGTGAAGCGATACTTCCGTGGGCCGGTCATGTGGATCGTGCTGGCCGTCCTCGCCGTGGTCGTGTTGATGCAGGTCGTCGGCTCGTCGGGCGGCTACAAGACGGTAGACACCGGCGAAGTGATCCAGGCGATCAGTAAGAACCAGGTTGAGCAGGCCAAGCTCACCACTGGTGACGAGCAGATTCTCAAGATTGAGCTGAAGGACGGCCAGAAGCTCGAAGGCGAGTCCGGCAGCAAGTTCCAGGCGAGCTACATCGGCAACCAGGGCGTCGAGCTGGCGGACACCCTGCAGCAGAAGTTCGAGAGCGGTGAGATCGAGAAGGGCTACACGGTCTCGCCGTCGAAGCAGTCACCGTTCGTCTCGATCCTCCTCTCGCTGCTGCCCTTCGTTCTGATCGTGGTCGTCTTCCTGTTTCTGATGAATCAGATGCAGGGTGGCGGTTCCAAGGTCATGCAGTTCGGCAAGTCCAAGGCGAAGCTGATCACCAAGGACACGCCGAAGACGACGTTCGCCGACGTGGCGGGTTCGGACGAGGCTGTCGAGGAACTCCACGAGATCAAGGAGTTCCTCCAGGAGCCGGCGAAGTTCCAGGCCGTCGGCGCCAAGATCCCCAAGGGTGTCCTGCTGTACGGGCCTCCCGGTACGGGCAAGACGCTGCTGGCCCGAGCGGTCGCCGGCGAGGCGGGCGTCCCGTTCTACTCGATCTCCGGTTCCGACTTCGTCGAGATGTTCGTCGGTGTCGGTGCCTCCCGAGTGCGTGACCTCTTCGAGCAGGCCAAGGCGAACGCCCCGGCGATCGTCTTCGTCGACGAGATCGACGCTGTCGGCCGGCACCGCGGTGCCGGTATGGGCGGCGGTCACGACGAGCGCGAGCAGACCCTCAACCAGCTGCTCGTCGAGATGGACGGCTTCGACGTGAAGGGCGGCGTCATCCTGATCGCCGCCACGAACCGGCCCGACATCCTCGACCCGGCGCTGCTGCGCCCGGGACGTTTCGACCGGCAGATCGCGGTCGACCGTCCGGACATGCTGGGCCGTCTCGAAATCCTGAAGGTGCACGCCAAGGGCAAGCCGGTGACGAAGGACGTCGATCTCAACGCCGTCGCCCGCCGCACGCCCGGCTTCACCGGCGCCGACCTGGCGAACGTGCTGAACGAAGCGGCGCTCCTCACGGCGCGCGGCAACCAGACGCAGATCGACAACGCCATGCTCGACGAGGCCATCGACCGCGTCGTGGCGGGACCGCAGAAGCGGACCCGGATCATGTCCGAGAAGGAAAAGAAGATCACCGCGTACCACGAGGGCGGCCACGCCCTGGTCGCGGCGGCTTCTCCCCAGTCGGACCCGGTCCACAAGATCACGATCCTCTCCCGCGGCCGCGCCCTCGGTTACACGATGGTGCTCCCGGAAGAGGACAAGTACTCCACGACCCGCAACGAGATGCTCGACCAGCTCGCGTACATGCTGGGCGGGCGCGCGGCCGAGGAGCTGGTCTTCCACGACCCGACCACCGGCGCTGCGAACGACATCGAGAAGGCCAGTGCCACGGCCCGCGCGATGGTCACGCAGTACGGAATGACGGAGCGGCTCGGCGCGATCAAGTTCGGTGGAGACAACACCGAGCCGTTCGTGGGCCGGGAGATGGGCCACCAGCGCGACTACTCGGAAGAGGTCGCCGCGCTGGTCGACGAAGAAGTCAAGAAGCTCATCGAGACCGCGCACAACGAGGCGTGGGAGATCCTCGTCGAGAACCGCGACATTCTCGACGCCCTGGTCCTCGAACTCCTCGAGAAGGAAACGCTCGGCAAGGAGCAGATCGCCGAGATCTTCGCTCCGATCGTCAAGCGTCCGGCCCGCCCGGCCTGGACCGGCTCCTCGCGGCGCACGCCGTCGACGCGGCCGCCGGTCCTCTCTCCCAAGGAGCTGGCCCTCACCAACGGCATCACCACCGCCAATGGTTCGGCCGCCCCGGCGGAGATCGCCCCGAAGGACATCGCCCCGGCGACGGAGTCGATTCCGGAAGAGCGCCCGGAGAGCTAG
- a CDS encoding inorganic diphosphatase, giving the protein MEFDVVIEIPKGSRNKYEVDHETGRIRLDRRLFTSTSYPADYGYVENTLGEDGDPLDALVILEEPTFPGCLIKCRAIGMFRMTDEAGGDDKLLCVPASDPRVEHLRDIHHVSEFDRLEIQHFFEVYKDLEPGKSVEGADWVGRTEAEAEIEASYKRLEAQGGAH; this is encoded by the coding sequence GTGGAGTTCGACGTCGTTATCGAGATCCCTAAGGGTTCGCGGAACAAGTACGAGGTGGACCACGAGACCGGTCGGATCCGCCTGGACCGTCGACTCTTCACCTCGACCAGCTACCCGGCCGACTACGGCTACGTCGAGAACACCCTCGGCGAGGACGGCGACCCGCTGGACGCGCTGGTCATCCTGGAGGAGCCGACCTTCCCCGGCTGCCTCATCAAGTGCCGCGCCATCGGCATGTTCCGTATGACGGACGAGGCCGGCGGCGACGACAAGCTGCTGTGCGTCCCGGCGTCCGACCCCCGGGTGGAGCACCTGCGCGACATCCACCACGTGTCGGAGTTCGACCGCCTGGAGATCCAGCACTTCTTCGAGGTCTACAAGGACCTGGAGCCGGGCAAGTCCGTCGAGGGTGCCGACTGGGTCGGCCGCACCGAGGCCGAGGCCGAGATCGAGGCCTCCTACAAGCGCCTTGAGGCGCAGGGCGGCGCGCACTGA
- the folK gene encoding 2-amino-4-hydroxy-6-hydroxymethyldihydropteridine diphosphokinase: MTAFSTEGQSDPTVQPVPAAVVEQVDAADTTLSNPKRAVLSLGSNLGNRLETLQGAIDALEDTPGLRVKAVSPVYETEPWGVAPGSQPSYFNAVIVVKTTLPPSSLLERGQAIEEAFDRVREERWGPRTIDVDIVAYADVVSDDPQLTLPHPRARERAFVLAPWHDVDPDAQLPGAGAVADLLTGIGDAGVLPRADLELRLPE, encoded by the coding sequence ATGACTGCGTTTTCCACCGAGGGGCAGAGCGACCCGACCGTACAGCCCGTTCCCGCCGCCGTGGTCGAACAGGTGGACGCCGCGGACACGACCCTCTCGAACCCGAAGCGGGCCGTGCTCTCCCTGGGCTCCAACCTCGGCAACCGCCTGGAGACCCTCCAGGGCGCCATCGACGCCCTGGAGGACACGCCGGGCCTCCGGGTCAAGGCGGTCTCCCCGGTGTACGAGACGGAGCCCTGGGGCGTCGCTCCCGGCTCCCAGCCCTCGTACTTCAACGCGGTGATCGTCGTGAAGACGACGCTGCCCCCGTCCTCCCTGCTGGAGCGCGGTCAGGCCATCGAGGAGGCCTTCGACCGGGTCCGCGAGGAACGCTGGGGTCCGCGCACCATCGACGTCGACATCGTCGCGTACGCCGATGTGGTCTCCGACGACCCGCAGCTCACCCTGCCCCACCCCCGCGCCCGTGAGCGCGCCTTCGTGCTCGCCCCCTGGCACGACGTGGATCCCGACGCCCAGCTGCCGGGCGCAGGTGCGGTCGCCGACCTGCTGACCGGAATCGGCGACGCGGGCGTACTCCCCCGGGCCGACCTGGAACTCCGTCTGCCCGAGTAG